Proteins from a single region of Gossypium arboreum isolate Shixiya-1 chromosome 1, ASM2569848v2, whole genome shotgun sequence:
- the LOC108467085 gene encoding phosphoglycerate kinase, cytosolic has translation MATKKSVGDLKEADLKGKKVFVRVDLNVPLDDNFNITDDTRIRAAVPTIKYLMGHGSKVILSSHLGRPKGVTPKYSLKPLVPRLSELLGVEVKMANDCIGEEVEKMVAALPDGGVLLLENVRFYKEEEKNDPEFAKKLASLADLYVNDAFGTAHRAHASTEGVAKYLKPSVAGFLMQKELDYLVGAVANPKKPFAAIVGGSKVSTKIGVIESLLAKVDILILGGGMIYTFYKAQGHAVGSSLVEEDKLDLATSLLEKAKAKGVSLLLPSDVVVADKFAADANSKVVPASGIPDGWMGLDIGPDSIKTFSESLDTTQTIIWNGPMGVFEFEKFAAGTEAVAKKLAELSGKGVTTIIGGGDSVAAVEKAGLADKMSHISTGGGASLELLEGKQLPGVLALNDA, from the exons ATGGCTACAAAGAAGAGCGTTGGGGACTTGAAGGAAGCTGATTTGAAGGGAAAGAAAGTGTTTGTTAGAGTCGATCTGAACGTTCCATTGGATGATAACTTCAACATAACTGATGACACAAGGATCCGTGCCGCTGTTCCCACCATCAAGTATTTGATGGGTCATGGCTCTAAAGTCATCCTCTCTAGTCATTTG GGACGCCCAAAGGGTGTCACTCCCAAGTACAGTTTGAAGCCTCTTGTGCCAAGGTTATCTGAACTCCTTGGAGTCGAGGTTAAAATGGCAAATGACTGTATTGGTGAAGAAGTTGAGAAAATGGTGGCTGCATTACCGGATGGAGGTGTATTGCTGCTTGAGAATGTGAGGTTCTACAAGGAGGAAGAGAAGAATGATCCTGAATTCGCAAAGAAGCTAGCTTCTCTTGCTGATCTATATGTTAATGATGCATTTGGCACTGCGCACAGAGCCCATGCTTCCACAGAGGGAGTGGCTAAGTACTTAAAGCCTTCTGTTGCTGGTTTTCTTATGCAGAAG gaaCTCGATTATCTTGTTGGAGCTGTGGCAAATCCCAAGAAGCCATTTGCTGCAATTGTCGGTGGTTCTAAGGTATCAACCAAGATTGGAGTGATTGAATCACtcttggccaaggttgatattctCATACTGGGTGGAGGAATGATTTATACCTTCTACAAGGCCCAAGGACATGCAGTTGGATCTTCACTTGTGGAAGAAGACAAACTTGATCTAGCAACATCACTCCTTGAGAAGGCCAAGGCAAAAGGAGTCTCTCTCTTGCTCCCCTCTGATGTGGTTGTTGCTGACAAGTTTGCTGCTGATGCTAACAGCAAG GTGGTGCCAGCATCAGGGATCCCAGATGGTTGGATGGGCTTGGATATTGGACCTGACTCCATCAAAACCTTCAGTGAATCTTTGGACACTACCCAGACCATTATCTGGAATGGACCAATGGGTGTGTTTGAGTTTGAGAAGTTTGCTGCCGGCACTGAG GCGGTTGCCAAGAAGCTTGCGGAACTCAGTGGGAAGGGAGTGACAACAATTATTGGAGGAGGTGACTCTGTTGCAGCTGTGGAAAAAGCTGGGCTTGCTGACAAGATGAGCCACATCTCTACTGGTGGTGGTGCCAGCTTGGAGCTTCTTGAGGGCAAACAACTTCCTGGAGTCCTTGCTCTTAATGACGCTTAA
- the LOC128280678 gene encoding uncharacterized protein LOC128280678 codes for MDDNTKMIRDLIQLLQKRRDEVAKQPAAPGQDFFSHLAQREKEIQKLKDRIKTLQETGKIPEPAPRRETIELFPSVRKQNLLPTEGVQITFPEPPKRTKPSTYEIFLEIKKQQAKKKEKVIAEQMVTEPSDQKEEQTQKKLGKRPVSEEKTPPTSPPKQTPKSLMIQEDEKQNPLSKLLKDYVKSSTPKISVIQDQESSDESDESDKSSSSKETRSESEESEELSSQSENENLGKILQTTAKVEEPSDDEMQEEGSSSTQRHPPKRHFSKNCPRNQKGKKIAQIMEKSGIKIQDDDDIESVCSIEDQPSEKTICAIPPFTFG; via the exons ATGGATGACAACACAAAAATGATCAGAGATCTGATCCAGTTATTACAAAAAAGACGGGATGAAGTAGCAAAGCAACCAGCAGCACCTGGACAAGATTTCTTTTCTCACCTGGcacaaagagaaaaagaaattcaGAAACTCAAAGACCGAATCAAGACTCTCCAAGAGACGGGAAAGATTCCTGAACCTGCACCAAGACGAGAAACAATTGAATTGTTTCCTTCCGTCAGAAAACAAAATCTACTCCCCACAGAAGGTGTACAGATTACTTTCCCAGAACCTCCCAAACGTACTAAACCAAGTACGTATGAAATCTTCCTAGAAATCAAAAAGCAGCaagcaaaaaagaaagaaaaggtgattgcgGAGCAAATGGTTACTGAACCTAGTGACCAGAAGGAAGAACAAACCCAGAAAAAACTGGGAAAAAGACCAGTTTCTGAAGAAAAGACGCCACCAACTTCTCCACCAAAACAAACTCCAAAATCTTTGATGATCCAAGAAGATGAAAAACAAAATCCTTTATCAAAACTCTTAAAGGATTATGTAAAATCTTCGACTCCAAAGATTTCGGTCATCCAAGATCAAGAATCCAGTGATGAATCTGATGAATCTGACAAAAGCTCAAGTTCAAAAGAAACCAGATCTGAGTCTGAAGAATCTGAGGAATTATCATCCCAATCGGAAAatgaaaatttgggaaaaatacTACAGACCACCGCAAAAGTAGAAGAACCAAGTGATGATGAAATGCAAGAAGAAGGTTCATCTTCGACACAAAGACACCCTCCAAAGA GGCACTTCTCGAAGAATTGTCCAAGGAACCAAAAAGGCAAAAAGATTGCTCAGATAATGGAGAAGTCTGGAATAAAGATTCAAGACGATGATGATATCGAATCTGTTTGCTCTATTGAAGATCAACCATCAGAGAAAACAATTTGTGCTATCCCGCCATTTACTTTCGGCTAG